GGTCCGCCCCTTTTTCTTGCCGGCGGGATATCTCGGGCGTATATCTAGATATCCGAAGGAGATATCCGATGGCGCTTTTCATCCGCGACGACGAGGTCGATGCTCTGGCGAGCGAGCTTCAGCGGGCGACGAATGCAGCCACAAAAAAGGAAGCGGTGCGGCGGGCGCTGAAGAACGAGTTGGCGCGAATGCGCGCTGTTCCGCCCGGCAACGACAAACTGGCGCGGGCGATGGCGCTCGCCGACGCGATGGGCGACAGCGATCCGGCCTTCGACATGAAAAAGTTCACGGACGAGATGTGGGGAGACCTCTGATGTTCGTGGACGCTTCGGTCCTAGTCGCCGTCCTCGCGCGAGAATCCGATGGTCCGCAACTGACCGAGCGACTTCGAGGTATGATCCCCGGTGGCACGTTCGTCTCGCCAATCGTGCGCTACGAAGCGACGCTGGCAATGGCTCGGGTGAAAGCCAAGGCAGCCGGGAGAACAAGGCCGACGCCGGAACTCCTATTGCAGGCACGCGAAACCGTTGATGCCTTGCTCGATTGGCTCCAGGCCCAGGACGTGGACATCACTTCTGAAATCGGCGTCGCGGCACTCGAAACGACCGGGCGCTACGGAAAAATCGTGGGCCATCCGGCAGCGCTCAACTTCGGCGACTGTTTCGCCTACGCCTGCGCCAAATCCCTCGGCGTCGCCCTCGCCTACAAAGGCGACGACTTCACCCACACAGATCTGGCATGAATCACCCGCCGGAGTTCAGGGCGTCGAGCAGGGTCCATACGGCAATCGCAAGAAGAGCCGCGCCGGCGATCCCGCGCACGGTCGCTCCGAGATAGGGCGGAAGGCCGCGCGCTGCGGCGCGGCTTGCGATCCAGCCCACGAGCAGGAACCATCCAAGCGCCATCGTGAAGACGCAGGCGGGCGCGGCGACCAGCAGGCGGCTGCCGGAGTCCGCAAGACTTATTGCGGCCGTGGAGAAGAAGGCGAAGCTGATCGGATTGCTCAAGGAAGTGACGAGACCTGCGAGGAGATGTCCGCCAATCGCGCCTCCCGCCCGGGCAACGCGCGGATCGGAAGGCCTGACAGCCTGGGAGACGAGCCGCAGGCCGAGATAGAGCATCGTCGCCGCGAACAGGAACGGCGCGACCAGGCCGAGATCGGCCGCCTCGCCGATCCTGTTTCCGGCATACATTGCCACCAGCGCCAACAGCGTGGCGCCGAACGCCACGCCGATCGCCGCCGCCATGCCCTCGCCGCCCCGCGACGCCAGGCTCGCCGCCGAGACGACGACCATATTCGGACCCGGCACCACCAGCAGCGCTGCATAGCCTGCCATCAGTTGCAGCGTCCCGGCGGGAAGGCCGTCGATCAATCCGGACATCGCGTTTCTCCGCGACGCCCGGACCGTCTTATCCTTCACACGCGTCGCGGTCGCTGATTGCCGCAACGGAAGCAAGAGGACTGTGAAACATCTAACGCAGCGTCGCGGCGGGCGACAGTTCAGGCGCTACTCTGCCGGATCGATCGCGCTGACCACGCGCGCCACGATCTCCCCGATCGTGGCATCGTCGAGCGTCTCGACGTAACGCGCGGTTCCACCCCGCACACGCGCCTCGATATCGAAGCTGCGGACCTGGTTGCAGACCGCGACGCCGGTGGTGCGGTGGCCGATGATCGGGACGGCCAGCCCGACATTGCGGGTGAACACGCCGCCCGTCGTCACCGGGACGGTCATCGAGACGCCGAGTGCGTTGATTTCGTGCGGCGTGATCACCACGAAGGAGTGGAGGTCCTTCATCTCGCGGCCGGCGACCGGATTGGGATCGATCCAGTAGATGTCTCCCCGCCGCGGCACGCTGCTGCGGACCATCAGGGCAGCTCGCGGCCGACGGAGTCACCTTCGCGCGCCCATTCGGTCTGCGCGTTGAGCTCGGCCATTGCGTCGGCACCTTCCAGCAGCTCGCCAAGCGAGTAGCGCTTCCTGGCGCCCCTTACCGGACGGGCGATCAGCTCGCCGTCGGTAACGCTCAGCGACAATTGCGAGCCGACCTCCACATCCATCAGCTTCAGAAGCGCCGGCGGGATGGTCACCACGGCGGCGCCGCCCTGCCGGCGTATTTTCGATGTGATGGACATTGGCGACACTCCAACCAGATGTGCTACATACATAGCACACGCGAGAGTGACCGCAATCGATCCTTACCGCAGCGTCGCCGCGATATTCCCCCCGTCGACCGTCGTCACATCCGCCGTCGTCCGCTCCGCCAGCGCGTGGTGCAGGAAGGCCTGCGCCACGTGGTCGGCGGTGACTTCCTGGCCGAGCAGGTTGCCGGACATGTAGTCCTTCTCCGACAGGCCGCGGGCGGTGGAGCGGCTGGCGATCATCGCGTCGGTGAGCAGGCCCGAGCGGATGCGGTCGGCGTTGACGGCGTTGGAGCGCACGCCGATCGAACCGTAGTCGAGCGCATATTGCCGCGACAGGAACAGCGTCGCCGCTTTGGGCAGGCCATAGGCGCCGAACTTCGGGCCGGGATTGATCGCCTGCTTGGAGGTGTTGAAGAGCAGGCAACCGCCGGTGCCCTGCTGCTTGAAGATGCGCACCGCGTTCTGCGCCACGGACTGGTGGGCGAAGAAGTTGAGCTCGAAGCTCTTGCGCAGCAGCGCGTCGTCGATCTCGCCGATCGCGCCTTCGAAAGCCGCGCCCGCATTCGAGACAACGATGTCGACGCCGCCATAGGTCGCGACGGCCTTGTCGAACGCGGCGCGTACATCGGCCGGCTTGGTCACGTCCGCGCCCACGCCGATCGAGGCGTTGCCGGCGGCCTTGGCGACCTCCTTGGCCTTTGCCTCATCGAGGTCGACCACGACCACATGTGCGCCATTGGCGGCGAACATCTTCGCCGTCGCAGCGCCGATCGCGCCCGCGCCGCCAGTCACCAGCATCACTTGGCCCGTCAGCGGCTTCGGCTTGTTGCCGGCGAGCTTGGCCTGCTCCAGCGACCAGTATTCGAGCTCGAACAGGTCGGACTTGGCGAGCGGGCGGAAGTCGCCGATCGCCTCCGCCCCACGCACCGCGTCCATCCACGCCTCGGCGACATCTGAAGCGATCTTCGCGTCCTTCAGTGTGCGGCCGTGGCCGAAGATGCCGACGCCCGGAACGAGGCTGAGGCGCGGCATCGGGTCGAGCATGGTGCGCCTGACCTCGTCGCGCGCGTCGTTGGTGCGGAAGTAGTCGGTGTATTCGGCGACATAGGCCGCCACCTTCTCGCGGATCGCCTTCGGATAGTTCGCGTCTCCGGCGGCCGGTGCCGGCAGCACCATCGGGCCAGTCTTGATGCGGATCGAGAGATCCGGCGTCGAGACGCCGCGATCGGCCAGCCGCTGGAGATCGGCATTGGCGAGGAAATCGAGGATCGCCGGCGAGGTGCGGAAGTCGGACACCATGCGGTCGAAGCGTCCTTCACCGAGATCGACGGCGACCGCGCCCCGCAGCGACGAAGCGATGTCTGCCGCTGTCGCCAGCGTCGCGGGGAGTGCCGCGGTCTTCGCCGGCGCCTTGCCGTTCTTCGCGACATAATCCTCAGCGACCGTGACCCAGTGGATCATCAGGTCATAGGCCTCCTTGGCGGTCTCGGCGAAGGTGAAGATGCCGTGCTTGTCGAGGATCAGGCCTTCGACGGAGGTGTCCTTCTCGAACACCTCGGCCGCCGCCTTGGCGAGGTCGAAGCCGGGCTTGATGTAGGGCACGTAGCCCATCTTCGGGCCGAAGACCTTGGCGATCGTCTCGACGCTGTCGGTGCCCTGGTCGACGATGGCGAGCACGGCCGTCGAATGCGTGTGGTCGACGAACTTGTGCGGCAGGAAGGCGTGCAACAGCGTCTCGACCGACGGATTGGGCGAGGACGGGTCGATGAGGTTGGCGCGCTGCAGCGCGACCATGTCCTCGTCGGAAAGCACGTCCTTTGCGCGCGCCTTTAAGAGCGGCGCCATCTTCACCGCCGGCAGGCCGGCCGGCTCGATGACCGCCATGTCCCAGCCGGAACCCTTGACGTGCAGCACGTCGTAGGTGTCGCCGACGAGGTCGGTCGCGGTGGCCTTCACCGACGTGTTGCCGCCGCCATGCAGCACCAAGCGCGGCTCGCCGCCGAGCAGCCGGGTCGTGTAGACGCGCAGCGCCAGATCGCGCGCGACGCCCTTGGCGGCATATTCGCCGACGAGACGCTCGGCTTCCTGGTCGTTCCAGAGGTTCTTCATTGCAGTCTTCCGTATTGCGATGAGTTGATGACCGGTCAGCCGCCCGCAAGCAGGCCGCGCGCTATTGCCGCGGTCGCGACTAGGTGGGTGCAGAAGCCGCCGGCAAGCGCTGCGCGAAGCGGTGCGAGCTTGCTCTCCTCCTGCACGACCGTCAGCCTGCGGGGGATCTTCTTGAGGCTTTCGAGATCGGCGGAGATGACGCGGCGGTTGTAGTCGCAGTCGAGCAGGCGGCCGGAGCGATCGATGATCTGGCCGGCGATCACACCCGCCCCGCCCTGCTTTCGCAGTTGCGCCAGTTCGTTCGCCGTCAGCGCGCCGCACTTCACCACATGGCTGTCCTCGTCGAGCGTGCCGACCGAATAGAGCGACAGGTCGCAGCCGGCGACGCTGTCGAGCTGCTCGCGGATCACCGGCTCGCTGCGCAGGGCGCTGGCAAGCTCGGGCGTAGAGAGAACCAGGGGGGCATAGAAATTCAGGCCGCGCGCGTTGAGCCGCCGCGCGATCTCCATCGTGCACTGGTCGGGCCGGTAGGAATAGGGCGCGCCGAGATTGCCGCAGAGCTGGACGACGGTGACGCCTTCGAGATCGGCAAAGGACATGACGTCGGCAATCGCATAGACGGTGCGGCCCCAGGCGATGCCGACACGCTGGCCGCGCCCGACCATCTCGAGGAAGACGCTCGCCCCGAGCGACGGGATCTCGGCCTCGGCCTCCCCGGCGGCCAGGTCCTCGCCGGCGATCCAGACGGCCTCCAGCCCGAACTTATCCTCGACCTCGCGGGCGAGCTGTTCGCCGCGAAAGAGATGCGTGGCGGTGGAGATGTTGACGATGCCCGTCTCGCGGGCGCGACGGAGATAGAGCGCGACGGAGGCGCGCGAGATATTCAGCCGCTGCGCCACCTCGTCCTGGCGCAGTCCATGCGTATAATAGAGCCAGGCCGCCTTGTGCACGATCCTGTCAGCTTGCGCCTTCGCCATTGCTCCTCACCATGCTCCAACGCATGGCGACATATTTCACACGGATTGGCAATTGTCAAAGAAATGGCGCGACGGAGCCTGCGGCAAACATGGGTGCCGTGGGCTAATCGAGATCGAGCGACGCCAGCATCAGGCCGGGCTCCTGCGGATGATGCTCGACATGGAAGCCGAACTGGCGGCACATCGACAGCATGCGCGTGTTGTCGCCCAGGATGATGCCTTCGATCCGCTGGATGCCGTCGGCACGGGCGTAGTCGATCAGGTGCCGCAGCAACGCCCAGCCGAGCCCGTGTCCCTGCAGGTCGGTCCGCACGAGAAGCGCGTATTCGGCCTTCACATGGTCCGGATCGGCGGACAGGCGGCCGATGGCCGCAAGCTCGCCGGTCTCCTGCAGGGCCACGAAGGCGATCTCGCGGTCGTAGTCGAGCTGGGTCAGCCGCTTCAGCATCTCGTCCGGAAACTCCTTGCGCTGTGCGAGGAAGCGGAAGCGGATGTCGTCGGCGGACACTTTTGCCAGGAAATCGGGATAGAGCCGGACGTCGGCCGGCTTGATCGGGCGGACATGGAAATCGGCCCTGTCGCTCGAGACGGTCGTTTCCCAGCCGGACGGATAGGGGCGGATCACGAGCGAACGCTCCGGCCCGTCCTCCTCGACCCGCGCCGGATCGATCTCGACGCGGGCGTCGAGCGCGACGGCGCCCTCGGCATTGGCGAGCAGCGGGTTGATGTCGACGCCGTCGATGCAGGGGAAATCGATGATGAGCTGCGACAAGCCGTTGAGCGCCTTCACGATCGCCGCGCGGTCGGCCGGTTTGCGGTCGCGGTAGCCGGCAAGCAGGCGGCCGATGCGGGTGCGGTCGATCAGGTCGCCCGCCAGCACGTCGTCCATCGGCGGCAGGCCGACCGAGGTGTCCTCCATGACCTCGACGGCGACGCCGCCTGCGCCGAACAGGATCACCGGTCCGAAGATCGGATCGCGGCTCATGCCGAGGATCAGCTCGTGCGCCTGCTTGCGCACGACCATCGGCTGCACCGCGAAGCCGTCGATCGCCGCACCCGGTTTCACCTTCGCCACGCGCTTCTCGATCGTGCGGGCGGCCTCGGCAGCCGCCTCCGCCGTATCGAGCGACAGAACCACGCCGCCGACGTCGGACTTGTGGGTAATCTCCTTCGACAAAAGCTTGACCGCCACCTGCCCGCCCCCGGCGAGCAGCCGCTCCGCAGCGGCCTGCACCTCGGCCGGGGTTTGGGCGACCAGCACTTCCGGCGCGTCGACGCCGTAGGCGCGGATGACGCTCTTCGCCTCCGGCTCGGTCAGCATGCGCCGGCCCTCTCGCGCAGCTTCGCGCAGGATGCCGAGAACCAGCTTGCGGTTGCCATCCACATCCTCGCTGCCGGCCGACGGCACGCGGCTCAACGCCATCTGCGCCTTCGACCAGTCCGCAAGATAGGCGGCCGCCCGCGCAGTGTCGGCCGGAGTCTCGAAGCTCGCGAGACCGGCATCCTGAAGGGCGCGGCGGCCGATGCGCGCCGTGTGCTCGCCGAGCCAGCAGGTCAGCACCGGCTTGCCGCCGATATGGCCCTTGTCGGCAAGCTCGGCGACGGCAGTGGCGGCCGCGATCGGCGAGGCGAGGCCGGTCGGACAGTTGAACACCATCACCGCATCGACCCCGGGATCCGCCGCAACGGCCGAGACCGCGGCGCGGTAACGCTCCGGCGGGGCATCGCCGATGATGTCGACCGGATTGCCCTTGGACCAGGTCGGTGGAAGGACCGCGCCCAGCGCCTTCAACGTCTCGGGAGAAAGCTCGGCGAGTTCGATGCCGCAGCTCACAAGCTCGTCGACGGCCAGCACGCCAGCGCCGCCGCCATTGGTGACGATGCCGATGCGGGCGCTGTACAACGGCGGGAAACGTGAGGTGATCTCGGCCGCGTCGATCAGCTCCGCGAGGCCGTCGACCCTGAGGATGCCGGCGCGCCGCAGTGCCGCGTCCACCACGCGGTCCGCGCCCGACAGAGCGCCGGTGTGGGTGGCGGCAGCCTTGGCCGCGGCGGCATGGCGGCCGGACTTGATGGCGATCACCGGCTTGATGCGCGCGGCGGCACGTGCCGCCGACATGAACTTGCGCGGATTGGTGATCGATTCGAGATACATCACGATGGCCTTGGTGGCCGGGTCACCGGCGAGCAGGTCGAGCCAGTCGCCGACGTCGACGTCAGCCATGTCGCCGAGCGAGACGATATGGGAGAAGCCGACATTGTTCTCCGCCGCCCAGTCGATCAGCGAGGTGGCGATCGCGCCGGACTGCGACAGGAGCGCGATGTTGCCGGGCCGGGCCGCCATATGGGCGAAGCCGGCATTCAGCTTGAAGGGCGGGATCATCAGGCCGACCGTGTTGGGACCGATGATGCGGAAGAGATGAGGCCGTGCCGCGTCGAGCATGGCCTGGCGCAGCCCGTTCGCGCGCGTCAGCCCCGCCGTGATCACCACGCCAGCGCGGCATCCTTTCTCGCCGAGCTCGGAGATGACGCCGGGCACCGCTTCGGCCGGCGTGACGATGACGGCGAGATCGGGCGCGGCCGGCAGGGCGGCGGCGTTGCGGAAGGCGGGGAGACCGCGGATCTCGTGGTATTTCGGATTGATCGGCCAGATCGGCCCTTCGAAACCGCCGGAGACGATGTTGTCGAGCACCACCCGCCCGACAGATCCCACGCGCTCGGAAGCGCCGACGACAGCCACGGAGCGCGGACGCGCGGCGAATTCCAGGTTTCTGATGGTCATGCGTCACCCTCTTTCCGCCGACGACCTATCGCTGAGGAGACTGCATCGTCATTGTCACGGATCAAAAGTACGTCGGCCGGCGCCCCGGACGCTACAACCGTCGGAAAGCCGACGACATCCAGTCGGTGGGGCGAGTGTCTCTCTCGGCTTCCTCGTCGGGGCGAACCAGCGTGAGTGCCGGGATGCGCTGCATCAGGCTTGGGTCGCGGTGCAGCACATACTCCAGATTGCGCCTCGCCAGCCGGGCATGCTCGCGGGCGATCGCTTCGGCGCGCGCGCCTTCCCTCTTCTCGATCGCCTCGAGGATGGCGCGATGCTGCTCCTGCGCGCCGACGAGCGACCGGCGGAAGACCGGAACGTCTTCCTGCTTTTCGAGGAATGCGCTGGGCGACGCGAAGGGCAGCCGCACGGCACGCTCGATCTCGCGACGGATCGTCTCGCTGCCGGCAAGCCCCGCCAGGAGCCGGTGGAACTCGTCATTGCCCTGCACATAGGCTTCGAAATCCATCTCCGCCGGCCCCGGCTCGATGGCGCGCCCGATCGCGTCGACCACATACAAGATGTCGGAAAGCTTGCGCGGGTCGGCTCCCCGCTCGGCGGCGAGCCGCGCCGCGGTGCCTTCGAGCACGCCGCGAAGCTCAAGCGCGTCCATGACCTCCTCGATGGTGAAGGCGCGGGCAAAATAGCTGCCGGACCGGGTCTTTTCGAGAAGGCCTTCCTGCTCCAGCCGCGCCAGCGCCGCGCGCACCGGCGTGCGCGAAATCCCGAGTTGCTCGGCGAGGGGGATTTCGGACAATCGCTCGCCGGCCGCAATCCGCCCGCTCATGATGAGATCGCGAATTCCGAGCAGCGCCTTGAGCGATTGCGAAGCTTCCTTGTCACCCATCGCGTTCTCCCCGGCGATCCGACCGGCCCGTCCGGGCCGATCGGGAGCTTTCCCTGCACTATCTGTGCCTCAGGCCGCGCGGGTGCGCCAGCTTTCCACGTAGTTTTCGCGCGCTTCGCGTGCGTACGGCGCCGCCGACACGCGCACGCGGATCTCGGCCTGGCGGTGCTTTTCCGTCGCGGTCTTGTCCGTGCCGCCGTCCGGCTCGCCCCAGACGAGCGTCAGGATGTCACCGATCTCGACGTCGTCGTCGACGACGCCGAGCGACAGCATGCAGCGTTCGTTGAAGCTGTAGCCCGAGAACATCGACAGCCCGACCATCCGGTCGCCGCGCATGATCCTGTCGAACGACGAGGAGGCATAGTTTGCCACCGGGAAGTCGATCCATTTGTAGGGCAGGTCGTCGCGCTGGAAGGCCGACGCGATGACCTTGGCCACGTCGTCGCCGTTCCATTCGAACGTCACCTTCTTGCGGTGCCTGCGGCCCTGCATCTTCTCCAGGGCCGCACGCCCGACGAAGTCGTGATCGTTCTTGATATAAAAGCCGTAGCCGAGCTCCCAGGGGGTCGAATAATAGTCCCGGATATCGTCCGACACGAACGACCCGCCGATCGAGCCGGTCGCTTCGTAACCGTCGGCCGGCAGCCACTGGCGATAGGCTTTCATCTCCTCGCCGGTGTAGACGGCCGGCAGCGGCGACGGGATCCAGCCGGACTCGAGCGTGTTCGTCGAATAGGCCCGGCTGCCGACCTGGTAGAGGTCGAACTCCTTGCCCGCCTCCAGGATCGCCGCGCGGATCTCGTCCTTTTCGGCATAGGGACCGAACACCTCCAGCCCCGGCGCGCCGGCCATGCCGTGGCGCAGCGCCCTCACCTTGCGGCCGGCGATGTTGATGCGGTCCATATGGAAGAACTTGATGTCCGGCACCAGCCCGCCATTGAGCTTCTCGAGGATCTGCGGCGCGTTCGGCCCCTGGATCTGGAAGCGGTAATGGCGTCGCTCGACCTTGTTTCCGTCCGGTCGGGACGGCGAGCGGTCATCGCGGATGGTCTTGACCGAACGACCACCCTTTTTGGCATTGTATTCAACCCAGTTCACGGTCGGGGCGCGGCCGACCAGGACGTATTCGTCCTCTTCGAGGTGGAAGCAGATCACATCGCCGATGACGTAGCCTTCGGGGCTCACCGGCACGTAGTGCTTGGCGCGGTCGACGGGGAAGTTCCTGAAACTGTTGATCGACAGGCTTTCGAGGAAACGGCCCGCGTCCGGCCCTTCGACGGTCAGCTCCGCCATGTGATGCGACTGGTCGAACAGTACCGCGGAATCGCGCCAGGCGCGCTGTTCGTCACGCCAGTTGGCGAACTCGGCCGCGACGACTGGATACACATAGCTTCCGATTTTTGAGTTTCTCAGAATCTCGACGATGTTTTTTCCCGATTTTGTGACGTCTTCCAAGCTAGATGATGTCATTGTTCGATCCTCCCTGATCGCTGGCGACTTCCATGCGCAGTACCTGTATACAATCAGAAGATATCGAGCCGTTCAATCGCCATTCCGCGACCTTCACGCAAGGCGGGTCGGGCGCGGCCGGCCGCTCCTGGGTCCATCCGCGATGCCCTTCATGTGAATCACCTCACAGACGCGCGCCCTGAATTCGAAGACCTTCCGTTACGGCAAGGCCGAATCGAGCCTTGAGCCCAATGAAAAGGAGCAGGTCCCAGCGACCCGCACGTTCCCGAATGCCAAAGGACTTTTCATTGTCGTCGTCTGCGCGGGCGGTTCCTCCCGCCGTCCGTGCAGACGGCCCGCCGCGCTCCGCGACGCCCTTCCTGCCGCCCCGGCCCGCGCCGCGGCTGCTCGGGGCGCGTTTCGAGCGAAACTGTCCGTCACTCGAGTGAGCAACGCCATGCTTTCCACCATGATCGAGCTGTCGTACAAAGACACCGGACGCCGCGAGCGGAGCATTCCGATGACGGGCAGCACACATGATGCGGGTGGCGCAGCCCTTCCGGTGCGCATCGGAAGCGGCCTGTTCGACCTGTTGTTCAAGGGATGCCGCATCGAGCGCTACCCGGCCGGCCAGCACCTGTTCGTACAGGAGGACGACGCCGACCGGATCTATGGCGTCCTTTCCGGGACCGTGGAGATCTCCCTCTTCTCGCCCGGCGGGCAGAAGCTGGTCGCCAATATCGAACTGCACCACAGCCTGGTCGGCGAGATCGGCGCGCTCGACGGCGGCACGAGGACGGCGACTGCGATCTGCCTGACGGCCTGCGAGCTCGTCTCGCTCAGCCGCGCGCAGCTGTTCGACCGGATGCAGGCCCACCCGGAACTCGCCCGCGCGATGATCGAGCTTCTGTGCGCGCGGCTGCGCTGGGTGAGCGGAGAGATGGGCGACCTCGCCTTCTTCGCCATCGAGGCGCGGCTCGCCAAGCGGCTTGGGCTCCTGTCCGGCATCAGCGCCGACAAGGATGGCTGGATCGAGCTCTCGCAGGCCGAGCTTGCCGAATTCCTCGGCGCCACGCGCGAATCCGTCAACAAGACGCTCAACGACTGGCGCTCGCGCGGCGTGATCGAGCTTCGCCGTGGCGGCGTGCGCGTCGTCAGCGCGGCGAAGCTGCGCGGCATCGCCAGCGCCGGCGAGGACGACTGAGCCGTCTCCCGCCGTAGGCTGCGACTTGCCCTACAGCCGCGAGATCATGAAGCGCAGCGCCGCCCGGCTCGGCATGAAGAAATAGCCGCCGCCGCGCGTCGTCACGAAGCTCGGCATCTCCCGCAGCACCACGTTGCCTTCCCATTTCGGGATCGAGAACCGGCCCTTGCCTTCGTTCGCGCCGATCGCCGGGTCCTTCTCGCCCGCGAGGCCGTGGAAGGAACGGGCCGACACCCAGGTCTGCTGCATGAACTCGTACTGACGCTCGATGTCGGCGTTGAGGCACATGAAGAGCAGGCCCTTCTCGGTCTCGCCCTTCTTGGCCCCCGGCACTTCGTAGGTGCGACCGACGCGCAGGATGCGGTGCCGCTTGCCGATGCTGATCTGCGTGGCGTGGTCGTCGCCCAGCGAATCGCGCGGGTTGGAGCGGCGGATATGTGCCCCGAACGGACAGCGCAGCCCCTGCGGGTCCTCGGCGCCGTAGGAGAAGGCGTTGTCGACCGGCCGATCCGGCCGGCCTTCGGGATTGCGCACCAGCGACGAGCCATCCTTCCAGCGGCCCATCATCTTGGCCGCGATCCACTCCGGCGTGATCGACGGGTCGTCGTGCTCCTTGGCCTTGGTTTTCGCGGCGAAGACGCAATAATCGTCGAAGGCGTCGACGTGCTGCTCGAACTGACGCACGACGATGAAGGAGCCGTTGCGGCCGAAATCGTGCAGCGCGTCCGTCGTGCCGTCGGCGCCGCGCCGGAAGCGCAGCGAGGACAGGATGCCCGACGGATCGTGGTGCGCCTTGACGGCCGGCGACACCGGATAGAAGCCGTGCTCGTCGCGATAGCCGAACAGGAATTCGCCAGCGGCAACCACGTTGGCCTCCGGCGCGCCGCCATGGGCGCGCGCCGTGCCGCGCACCGCCGGCTGCGAGATGCCGTCGGCGAAGCCGAAATGCTCGATCGCCCGGCCGTTGCGGCGCACGGTCTCGGCCCGTTCGTGGCTGGCCGCCGCGGCGCGATTGTAGCGCTTGGTCTCGAGCGGCGCCTGGCGTTTGGTTTCGAGTGGCAGATCGAACCCCGGCGACAGGCCGGCAGCCTTCGCGCGCTTCTTCACCTCGGCGACTTTCTTCGCCAGCAGCGACGGGTCCTTGGCATAGCAGAGGACGATCATGTCGACCGGCTTTTCGGGCGAGCCCCAGCGCCATTTTCCGGGCTGGCTCTCGCCGATGTCGTCGAGGATGCGGCTGCGCTCGGGATGGCCCATGCCCTGCAGGAAGGCGTTGGGGAAACGCTTCAGCGCCTCCTCGTCGGCGCCGCCGTCGAGCCCCAGCCGGCGCAGCCCGCGCGGACCGAAGGCGATGGTCATCGCCCTGTCGCGCGGGATCGGATCGCCGAAGCTGGTCTGCGCGGTAAGGAACTCCAGCCATGTCCGCCGCCCGTCGCGGCCCAGGCCACCCGGCACCTCGAACGCGGTCAGATGGCCGTAGTCCAGCGCGCCGAAGGCGTTGAAGAAGATCGACTGGATCTCGCCGGACTCCAGCGGCTCCGGCGGTTGCGGCGCCTCCGGCTTCGCGGCCGCCTCGACCAGATCCTGCGAGATGCGCGGCCGCGGGCGCGAGCCGAACAGGCTGAGCCAGTCGCGCGCCTCGCCGTCGGTGGCGCGGCAGATGCCCCGCCGGATGCGCGAATTGATGCGAATCCGCTGCGTGTTGACCTCGGGATAGGCCGAATACCAGAACAGCGTCGGCACCTGCTGCCGCCTCGCCCAGCGCTTGAAGCGGTCGCCATCGCGGGCGCCATCGCCGAAAAGGTCTTTTGCGCGGGGGAAACCGACCGTGTTGCTCCAAACGCCCGTCAGGCCCGCCGCCGCCTTGGTGATGAAGTCCTCCAGATAGCTCTCCCAGCTCCCACCGTAGTTCGAGAAAAACATCAGCCGGTCGGTCCCCGGTAGCAGCACCCAGCGCGCGAAATGGATCGTGTTGATGTCCGCGAGATATCCCGGCCGGAACACCTTCTGGGCCGAGATGGAGATCAGGTAGAATGCGAGCCGCAGCGCAAGCCGCCGCAGCGTGCCTGGCTTCATCACGGAAATCGCCGTGAGATGGTTCTGGGCGCTGTGATCTTCCCGTTTCTGGATCTTCTCCAGGTCGTCGAGCGGGATCGACTCGACGCCTCGTTTATCGGTCCTCTCGAGCCGATCGAGCGCGAACCGTGCAAGAAAGAGGAGGATCCCGATGACGAAGGCGAGGCCGATCAGGGCCAGCACCAGTGACGTGCCACCGACGAGCAGGTTACGTATGATGCCGGGAGCGGGCCCGAAGACGTACCAGTAGGTGATCCACGCACAGGCGGCGATCAGGGCG
The Mesorhizobium australicum genome window above contains:
- a CDS encoding type II toxin-antitoxin system VapB family antitoxin, translating into MALFIRDDEVDALASELQRATNAATKKEAVRRALKNELARMRAVPPGNDKLARAMALADAMGDSDPAFDMKKFTDEMWGDL
- a CDS encoding sugar-binding transcriptional regulator, producing MAKAQADRIVHKAAWLYYTHGLRQDEVAQRLNISRASVALYLRRARETGIVNISTATHLFRGEQLAREVEDKFGLEAVWIAGEDLAAGEAEAEIPSLGASVFLEMVGRGQRVGIAWGRTVYAIADVMSFADLEGVTVVQLCGNLGAPYSYRPDQCTMEIARRLNARGLNFYAPLVLSTPELASALRSEPVIREQLDSVAGCDLSLYSVGTLDEDSHVVKCGALTANELAQLRKQGGAGVIAGQIIDRSGRLLDCDYNRRVISADLESLKKIPRRLTVVQEESKLAPLRAALAGGFCTHLVATAAIARGLLAGG
- a CDS encoding bifunctional aldolase/short-chain dehydrogenase; amino-acid sequence: MKNLWNDQEAERLVGEYAAKGVARDLALRVYTTRLLGGEPRLVLHGGGNTSVKATATDLVGDTYDVLHVKGSGWDMAVIEPAGLPAVKMAPLLKARAKDVLSDEDMVALQRANLIDPSSPNPSVETLLHAFLPHKFVDHTHSTAVLAIVDQGTDSVETIAKVFGPKMGYVPYIKPGFDLAKAAAEVFEKDTSVEGLILDKHGIFTFAETAKEAYDLMIHWVTVAEDYVAKNGKAPAKTAALPATLATAADIASSLRGAVAVDLGEGRFDRMVSDFRTSPAILDFLANADLQRLADRGVSTPDLSIRIKTGPMVLPAPAAGDANYPKAIREKVAAYVAEYTDYFRTNDARDEVRRTMLDPMPRLSLVPGVGIFGHGRTLKDAKIASDVAEAWMDAVRGAEAIGDFRPLAKSDLFELEYWSLEQAKLAGNKPKPLTGQVMLVTGGAGAIGAATAKMFAANGAHVVVVDLDEAKAKEVAKAAGNASIGVGADVTKPADVRAAFDKAVATYGGVDIVVSNAGAAFEGAIGEIDDALLRKSFELNFFAHQSVAQNAVRIFKQQGTGGCLLFNTSKQAINPGPKFGAYGLPKAATLFLSRQYALDYGSIGVRSNAVNADRIRSGLLTDAMIASRSTARGLSEKDYMSGNLLGQEVTADHVAQAFLHHALAERTTADVTTVDGGNIAATLR
- a CDS encoding type II toxin-antitoxin system PemK/MazF family toxin: MVRSSVPRRGDIYWIDPNPVAGREMKDLHSFVVITPHEINALGVSMTVPVTTGGVFTRNVGLAVPIIGHRTTGVAVCNQVRSFDIEARVRGGTARYVETLDDATIGEIVARVVSAIDPAE
- a CDS encoding LysE family transporter, whose protein sequence is MSGLIDGLPAGTLQLMAGYAALLVVPGPNMVVVSAASLASRGGEGMAAAIGVAFGATLLALVAMYAGNRIGEAADLGLVAPFLFAATMLYLGLRLVSQAVRPSDPRVARAGGAIGGHLLAGLVTSLSNPISFAFFSTAAISLADSGSRLLVAAPACVFTMALGWFLLVGWIASRAAARGLPPYLGATVRGIAGAALLAIAVWTLLDALNSGG
- a CDS encoding AbrB/MazE/SpoVT family DNA-binding domain-containing protein yields the protein MSITSKIRRQGGAAVVTIPPALLKLMDVEVGSQLSLSVTDGELIARPVRGARKRYSLGELLEGADAMAELNAQTEWAREGDSVGRELP
- a CDS encoding type II toxin-antitoxin system VapC family toxin yields the protein MFVDASVLVAVLARESDGPQLTERLRGMIPGGTFVSPIVRYEATLAMARVKAKAAGRTRPTPELLLQARETVDALLDWLQAQDVDITSEIGVAALETTGRYGKIVGHPAALNFGDCFAYACAKSLGVALAYKGDDFTHTDLA